A stretch of Paenibacillus sp. URB8-2 DNA encodes these proteins:
- a CDS encoding CPBP family intramembrane glutamic endopeptidase encodes MNPVGHPLHQRPISRSLVISGLIGLVLFILFQIVPSLTQEGFGSEPAISKSEAREKAVLFATKQLGYIPEPGDHWIVTYKSDSSFYGYMSRESLLNDYSKRKLDRLYPFDTFHASLDSQDDKWANLAVDLNMYTGEPAGFTRVPAGTGKKANETVAVLSGKDDTADVISDASLSPQQKERLAEPWLKKWGADPSRLERNSSTGNYGLIYTDHSVKVGEAPLRYAFKFTTGEVSVFKPGFSAPEWHISYVESQTSSATRFTLFGYGLPTFALGVLALIYSILRRKHTSFARGVFLSIVHFAIMMISTYNMLPETTGTGMEDRITSIVMFVIYTLYSLLMSSLLYFSLVGGNGLWRKEEGMNPWPRAKEPGYGKYVMDSVYAGYVWAFVLLGVQTLMFIILQYTLHNWSTTDASQSPYNMRYAWLLPIVAWLAGLSEEAVYRLFGIRMLKKIVRSTLIASLITTVVWAFGHTLYPIYPISSRPIELTVIGLLFSYIFLRYGFIAVMFSHVVFDSILMGATLIFMREPVNVAAGLITIVMPFIVGYIVYRFNPPGRERKPQSLDLGPGPGSGPGIGPDSEPGPIV; translated from the coding sequence ATGAATCCCGTCGGCCACCCTTTACACCAGCGGCCCATCTCCAGATCACTCGTTATCTCAGGCCTTATCGGTCTGGTTTTGTTTATCCTATTCCAGATTGTTCCCTCGCTTACTCAGGAAGGCTTCGGCAGCGAACCGGCGATCAGCAAGTCGGAGGCCCGCGAGAAGGCGGTGCTTTTTGCGACTAAACAGCTTGGATACATACCGGAACCCGGCGACCATTGGATCGTCACTTATAAGTCGGATTCCTCTTTTTACGGCTACATGTCAAGGGAAAGCCTCTTGAACGATTATAGCAAAAGAAAACTGGACCGCCTCTATCCCTTCGATACCTTTCATGCTTCCCTCGATTCCCAGGATGATAAATGGGCGAATCTGGCGGTCGATCTGAATATGTATACCGGCGAGCCTGCCGGCTTCACCCGCGTTCCCGCCGGAACCGGAAAGAAGGCGAACGAGACCGTCGCCGTTCTGAGCGGCAAAGATGACACCGCAGACGTCATCAGCGACGCTTCATTGAGCCCGCAGCAGAAGGAACGGCTGGCGGAGCCTTGGTTGAAGAAGTGGGGAGCCGACCCTTCGCGGCTGGAGCGGAATTCTTCTACAGGCAACTACGGCCTGATCTATACCGATCATTCGGTTAAGGTCGGCGAAGCGCCGCTGCGCTACGCCTTCAAGTTCACCACAGGCGAAGTATCCGTCTTCAAGCCCGGATTCTCCGCGCCGGAGTGGCATATCTCCTATGTGGAATCGCAGACTTCGTCGGCGACCCGGTTTACGCTGTTCGGGTACGGGCTGCCTACCTTCGCTCTCGGCGTTCTGGCGTTAATTTACAGTATTCTCCGCCGAAAGCACACTTCTTTTGCGCGCGGGGTCTTTTTAAGCATCGTCCACTTTGCCATTATGATGATCAGCACGTACAATATGCTGCCCGAAACGACCGGAACGGGCATGGAGGACCGGATTACGTCCATCGTCATGTTCGTCATTTATACGCTGTACAGCCTGCTGATGTCCTCGCTGCTCTATTTCTCCCTGGTCGGCGGAAACGGCCTGTGGCGGAAAGAGGAAGGGATGAACCCATGGCCCCGGGCCAAGGAGCCGGGCTACGGCAAATACGTCATGGATAGCGTCTACGCCGGCTATGTTTGGGCGTTCGTGCTGCTCGGCGTCCAGACGCTCATGTTCATTATTTTGCAATACACACTGCATAACTGGTCGACGACGGACGCCTCCCAGTCGCCTTACAATATGCGCTATGCCTGGCTGCTGCCGATTGTCGCATGGCTGGCCGGACTTTCCGAAGAAGCGGTTTACCGGCTGTTCGGCATCCGGATGCTCAAAAAAATCGTGCGCAGCACCCTGATTGCCAGCCTCATTACGACCGTTGTCTGGGCGTTCGGGCATACGCTTTACCCGATCTATCCGATCAGTTCCCGACCGATTGAGCTGACGGTGATCGGCCTGCTGTTCAGTTATATTTTTCTGCGCTACGGCTTCATCGCCGTCATGTTCAGCCATGTCGTCTTCGACAGCATTCTGATGGGCGCCACCCTGATCTTCATGCGGGAGCCGGTCAATGTGGCCGCGGGTTTGATTACGATTGTCATGCCGTTTATCGTCGGCTACATCGTCTATCGCTTCAACCCGCCGGGGCGAGAGCGTAAGCCGCAGTCTCTAGATCTCGGGCCTGGTCCGGGGTCGGGTCCAGGGATTGGGCCAGATTCAGAGCCGGGGCCTATCGTTTAG
- a CDS encoding LysR family transcriptional regulator: MFDDLDIFAAVVEQSSLNRASRQLNLSQPALSRKISKLEERLGVTLFNRYGKKLELTEVGRLTYTYALEQRQQRAKFLEAISKFKQGEPLSVALGASLTTLQTTLPPLVNAYMEKYPAAELKLVTGKTHEIVTSVREGRSEVGIIASATAEPGLRCIPLFEDQLRLVVAGHHPLAGLPRLEMEHLNGLPMILFSKGTWYRRMTDDLFQRSGIQPDIRMEIDSFEAIIRLLPTIKAAALLPNSYLRPQLLSGGGLASLHIKELELTQRTTCLIYRDTGDLSAAARSLVQVTEEVFKAGRPASH; encoded by the coding sequence ATGTTTGACGATCTTGATATTTTTGCCGCTGTTGTAGAACAATCAAGCCTGAATAGAGCTTCCCGTCAACTGAATTTGTCACAGCCCGCCCTGTCGCGCAAAATCTCCAAGCTGGAGGAACGGCTGGGCGTAACGCTGTTCAACCGGTACGGCAAAAAGCTGGAGCTAACCGAGGTCGGACGGTTGACTTACACCTATGCCTTGGAGCAGCGGCAACAGCGCGCCAAATTCTTGGAGGCGATCTCCAAGTTCAAGCAGGGCGAGCCGCTGTCCGTTGCGCTTGGCGCCAGCCTGACCACCCTGCAGACAACCCTGCCGCCTCTCGTAAACGCATACATGGAAAAATATCCTGCCGCCGAGCTGAAGCTGGTTACGGGCAAGACGCATGAGATTGTCACTTCGGTGCGTGAAGGACGGTCCGAAGTCGGCATCATCGCATCCGCCACCGCCGAGCCCGGCCTGCGCTGCATCCCGCTGTTCGAGGACCAGCTGCGGCTAGTCGTTGCCGGACATCACCCGCTCGCAGGGCTGCCCCGGCTTGAGATGGAGCATTTGAACGGGCTGCCGATGATCCTCTTCTCAAAGGGAACCTGGTACCGCCGCATGACGGACGACCTGTTCCAGCGCAGCGGCATTCAGCCGGATATCCGCATGGAGATCGATTCCTTCGAGGCGATCATCCGGCTGCTGCCGACGATCAAGGCGGCGGCGCTGCTGCCCAATTCCTACCTCCGTCCGCAGCTGCTGTCGGGAGGCGGACTGGCCTCCTTGCACATCAAGGAACTGGAGCTGACCCAGCGGACCACCTGTCTGATCTACCGCGACACCGGCGACCTAAGCGCTGCGGCGCGCAGTCTGGTGCAGGTGACGGAAGAGGTGTTCAAGGCTGGCCGGCCGGCCTCTCACTAA
- a CDS encoding TrkH family potassium uptake protein, with translation MAAQASKVSEFRWLKLSPPQILVIGFAVIILIGALLLMLPVSHVPGHSIGFLDALFTSTSATCVTGLVVKDTGTFFTTFGQIVIMLLIQVGGLGFMSMATLFALVFRRRISLRERLVLQEAMNQSSMEGIVRLIRSVLIYSLVIEACAAVLLTFRWAFDMPLGRAAFFGVFHAVSMFNNAGFDLFGEYRSLTGYADDPVVNIVVMFLIVSGGIGFIVMSDIMDYRRKRRLSLHSKVVLSMTAALIVIGALVLFIFEFTNPRTMGSLGWGGKIWTALFQSVTPRTAGANTLDMTGLRQASQFFIVILMFIGASPGSTGGGIKTTTFTIMIGAVIAMLRGRDDIVLFRYRLAQERVFKALTITLLALLLIVAVSMVLSTTEDAPFLNLLFETTSAFATVGLSLGLTPDLSMAGKILICLTMFAGRLGVLTLAYALGPKKGKELYRYPEGKMIIG, from the coding sequence ATGGCTGCACAAGCATCAAAGGTTTCCGAATTCCGCTGGCTGAAGCTGTCACCGCCCCAGATCTTGGTGATCGGCTTTGCCGTCATCATTTTGATTGGAGCCCTGCTGCTGATGCTGCCGGTTTCGCATGTTCCGGGGCATTCTATTGGTTTTTTGGACGCTCTGTTTACGTCCACATCGGCCACCTGCGTTACCGGGCTGGTTGTAAAAGACACAGGCACGTTCTTCACGACCTTTGGGCAGATTGTCATCATGCTGCTGATCCAGGTCGGCGGCCTCGGTTTCATGTCGATGGCGACATTGTTTGCCCTGGTGTTCCGGCGGCGAATTTCGCTGCGGGAGCGGCTGGTGCTGCAGGAAGCGATGAATCAGAGCTCTATGGAAGGGATCGTCCGGCTGATCCGCAGCGTCCTGATTTATTCTCTGGTGATCGAGGCCTGCGCAGCAGTTCTCCTTACGTTCCGCTGGGCTTTTGATATGCCGCTGGGACGGGCGGCTTTCTTCGGCGTGTTCCATGCCGTCTCAATGTTCAACAACGCGGGCTTCGATCTGTTCGGCGAATACCGCAGCTTGACCGGCTATGCCGACGATCCGGTTGTCAATATCGTAGTTATGTTTCTGATCGTCTCCGGCGGCATCGGCTTTATCGTGATGTCGGATATTATGGATTACCGGCGCAAACGCAGGCTATCGCTGCACAGCAAGGTCGTGCTGTCCATGACCGCCGCGCTGATCGTGATCGGGGCTCTCGTGCTTTTTATATTCGAGTTTACGAATCCGCGCACGATGGGCTCACTCGGCTGGGGAGGGAAAATATGGACGGCGCTCTTTCAATCCGTTACTCCGCGGACGGCCGGCGCCAATACCCTGGATATGACGGGCCTCAGGCAGGCCTCGCAGTTTTTTATCGTGATTCTAATGTTCATCGGGGCTTCTCCCGGTTCGACCGGGGGCGGCATCAAGACGACTACCTTTACTATTATGATCGGAGCGGTAATCGCGATGTTGCGCGGCCGTGACGATATTGTGCTGTTCCGCTACCGTCTGGCTCAGGAACGGGTGTTCAAGGCGCTGACGATTACTCTGCTGGCCTTGCTGCTGATCGTCGCCGTCTCGATGGTGCTATCGACCACGGAGGATGCGCCCTTTTTGAATCTGCTGTTCGAGACGACATCGGCCTTTGCTACGGTAGGGCTCAGTCTGGGGCTTACGCCGGATCTGTCTATGGCGGGCAAAATCCTCATCTGTCTCACCATGTTCGCCGGCAGGCTGGGCGTATTGACGCTGGCTTATGCACTGGGACCGAAAAAGGGTAAGGAATTGTATCGCTACCCGGAAGGCAAAATGATTATCGGATAA
- a CDS encoding potassium channel family protein encodes MKAQQFVVIGLGRFGAGLALELMAMGYEVLGIDHNEERVEEMTDKLTHAVMADATDEGVMRSLGVRNLDCGIVAIGDNMERSILTAILLKELGVKMVVAKAISILHGRALEKLGVDRVIFPERDMGVRVAHQLVTPHLVDYIELSKEYKIVELTVPSCMDGKSLAEINPRAKYGCSIIALNRAGGIIVAPTAHDYLYAGDIMVVIGSNESIDRFEEDAMNGGETEA; translated from the coding sequence ATGAAAGCACAGCAATTTGTCGTGATCGGCCTTGGCCGCTTCGGCGCCGGTCTGGCGCTTGAACTGATGGCGATGGGATATGAAGTGCTCGGCATCGACCACAACGAAGAACGGGTGGAGGAGATGACCGACAAGCTGACGCATGCCGTCATGGCGGATGCCACGGATGAGGGCGTCATGCGGTCGCTGGGCGTCCGGAACCTGGACTGCGGCATTGTGGCGATTGGAGACAATATGGAGCGCAGCATCCTTACAGCCATTCTCCTGAAGGAATTGGGTGTCAAAATGGTGGTGGCCAAGGCGATTTCCATCCTGCACGGACGCGCTTTGGAGAAGCTCGGGGTGGACAGGGTCATTTTTCCGGAGCGGGACATGGGGGTCCGCGTGGCGCATCAGCTGGTGACTCCGCATCTGGTCGATTACATCGAGCTGTCCAAGGAATACAAGATCGTCGAGCTGACCGTTCCGTCCTGCATGGACGGCAAGAGTCTTGCCGAGATCAATCCCCGGGCGAAATACGGCTGCAGCATTATCGCATTGAACCGCGCAGGCGGGATTATTGTCGCTCCGACCGCGCATGATTACTTGTATGCGGGCGATATCATGGTGGTTATCGGCTCCAATGAGAGCATCGACCGGTTCGAGGAAGACGCGATGAACGGCGGGGAGACGGAGGCTTGA